agaaaaatctgaagAAGTTTCTGAAGAAGATTCTGCAAAAATAAGAATATGCAGAAGATTGGGTAAAAACAAGAGTCTGCAGGGTGAAGCACTCATGACAGCAGATTGTcttcaaacactgtgtgtggcGCTGAGGCAGTGGAGAGGCAGCATTCATGCATGAAGTGAGCTTCTCCACAGGGAAGATgaagagggatggatggagacACAGCAGGATTCTACACTGCGTCGTCTTTAAGCTCAGcctcagagctgcagcagcctcACAGGGATTTCAATCCTCCTGACAATCATTCATTCAAGTGTGAAACTGAGCGTCAGAACTGAGTGGAATTTAATCacactgctctcacacacacacacacacacacacacacacacacacagagtgagtcaACAGCAGTGTCCGGTGTACATTAGCATGGTTCACTTTCATTTACTGTGGATGTTACGCACTCATACAGGATTAGCACTAACGCTAACAGTGAAGTCCATTACTGATTACTGCTCTGTGGATTTCTATTATACACAGTGAGCGGTGATTggtcatgttcacacacacacacacacacatacatgggaTTAAATGCTGTTCCAGTTAAAGTTTGGGCAAAAAGAGAAATTCAGTAGGGAAAAATTTAAGAAGGGAATGGATTTTGAATTTTGAGGCATCACACGAGCTTTGCTTCAGTTACTCagacaaagtcacaaaaacatgaatcaaaacaaatcagagTGAAgttataaaatatgtaaactagcaataaaaaaaacaaaacttacgCATGAAATTAAGGAACAAAAATATTCctacacaaaaacatgtcactacTACGGAGTATTAGAGttttaaatttacaagaatTAAGTCTTACATTTACGACAAAAACTGTTTCactaaacataaaagaaaaagaaatataagaAATATCATGACATTAGTGTAGAAATACTTACTGTCGTTTCAAGAAACTAACGTTAGTCCCGGATAAACTTTCTATAAAAGTGTGAAAACCTAATAAAAAGTGTCTGAAAACTTTGAGccctgacagagagaaagagagactttctttctttttccctctaaAGGGTCAAATATTCTGATTACCAGTCACACATCGTTAGACACTGAGTGAGAAtgtaagaaaacaaatcactgatCTGATTTTAGATAAAGAAGACCAGAAGGAAAATAATGTGATCATCTGTCACCAAGTCATCAGCCTGAGTGAATAAGTGTCATTCAGCATAAAGCAATGAACCTACGACATAGAATCATGTAATACAATAATCAACTACATCTCAGTTCAATCCAAGGacaataaaatctacgtcagtttaggTCTACGATGATCACGTCtccatctcactgtgagacagacgtctgtaaaccactcactctcccacaccaaagcccagagagaaaatcagcagctactgctgctcctctgctgcctcgtgtggtcactttgtgtcactcaggtcaATCAGAATAAAGGATTTTCAAACactaaagtgacaaaatcagacatttgaactcagtgatggaggcagcagtgtgtgtgtgtgtgtgtgatgttaaaatcactggttttctctgtggactttggtgtggcagagtgagtgctttacaaacttcactttcctgttggaaaagtgtgtctcacagtaagataaagacgtgaacgtgttcttaagatgtcGTAGATTTTATTAGCTACGACTTGATTCTCATaactcttcaaaataaatgaactcTGACCTCATTTCATTCATCTAAACTCACATCTCTGACAGATTTAAACAGTGAGAGTGAAGCAGCTCAGAGACaaatctgcagcagcagtattttacctctctctatctgtctctctctctgactctgtgtgtctctctatctctcactctctgtctgtctctctgtctctgagccAAATGTCATTGGACCACCACGGTGGCGCGGTGGGAAACACATTAAATCACATGACGAGCTGTGATACTCACGGCGACAGTGTGTCTGGTCGTGCTGGTATGAGCCCCGGGGGCAGGAAGTGAGGCACTGATCGTGCTCGGCactcagcagggggcgctgtgagCCACACGAGAGGCAGTCCCACCTGCTGGAACAGGTGGCACAGGACGACTGGCAGgctgtgggggggggaggggggggacaaCAGCAGGTCACTGACAACAAGCCACCAAGTTAGTCATGAAGTAAGTCTGTAAATAAGTGACCAGTGAACTAGTgaaataagtaagtaagtgtGTAAATAAGTGACTAGTGAACATCGTGCTCGGCACTCAAGTAGTCCCACCTGCTGGAAAGGTAGGACGACTGGCAGGCTGTAGGTCACTGACAACAAGCCACCAAGTTAGTCATGAAGTAAGTCTAGTGAACTAGTgaaataagtaagtaagtgtGTAAATAAGTGACTAGTGAACTAAGTGTACTAGTGTAAGTGAGTAAATAAGTGACTAGTGAACTAGTGAAATAAGTAAGTGAGTAAATACTAGTGAACTAGTGAAATAAGTAAGTGAGTAAATAAGTGACTAGTGAACTAAGTAAGTGAGTAAATAAGTGACTAGTGAACTAGTGAAATAAGTGAGTAAATATGACTGAACTAGTGAAATAAGTAAGTGAGTAAATAAGTGACTAGTGAAATAAGTGAGTAAATAAGTGACTAATGAACTAAGTGAGTAAATAAGTGACTAGTGAAATAAGTAAGTGAGTAAATAAGTGACTAGTGAGTGACTAGTGAAATAAGTAAGTATGTAAATAAGTGACTGGTGAACTAGTGAAATAAGTAAGTGAGTGAATAAGTGACAGTGAACTAGTGAACAAGTAAGTAAGTGTGTAAATAAGTGACTAGTGAACTAGTGAAATAAGTAAGTGAGTAAATAAGTGACTAGTGAACTAAGTAAGTGAGTAGTGACTAGTGAACTAGTGAAATAAGTAAGTGAGTAAATAAGACAGTGAACTAGTGAAATAAGTAAGTGAGTAACAAGTGACTAGTGAACTAAGAGTGAGTAAATAAGTGAAGTGAACGGTGTAAATAAGACTGGTGAACTAGTAAcaagtgagtgacagtgaaaaTAAGTGTGAGTAAATAGCAATAAGTAGTAGTGAAATAAGTAAGTATGTAAATAAGTGACTAGTGAACTGAACAGTGAAATAAGTGAAATAAGTAAGTGTGGTGAACTAGTGAAATAAGTAAGTGAAATAAGTGACTAGTGACTAAGTGAACAAGTGAGTAAATAAGTGACTAGTGAAATAAGTAAGTGAGTAAAAGAGTGACTAGTGAAATAAGTGAGTAAATAAGTGACTAATAGACTAAGTGAGTAAATAAGTGACTAGTGAAATAAGTAAGTGAGAAACTAAGAACTAGTACTAGTGAAATGTAAAAGTGACTGGTGACTAGTGAAATAAGgagtgagtgaataagtgaCTAGTGAAATAAGTGACTAGTGAAATAAGTAAGTGTGTAAATAAGTGACTGGTGAACTAGTGAAATAAGTAAGTGAGTGAATAAGTGACTAGTGAAATAAGTGAACTAGTGAACTAGTGAAATAAGTAAGTGTGTAAATAAGTGACTAGTGAACTAGTGAAATAAGTAAGTGTGTAAATAAGAGACTGGTGAACTAGTGAAATAAGTAAGTGAGTGAATAAGTGACTAGTGAAATAAGTGACTAGTGAACTAGTGAAATAAGTAAGTGTGTAAATAAGTGACTAGTGAACTAGTGAAATAAGTAAGTGTGTAAATAAGAGACACACAGCTGATACTCAAGCGGCTGAAAAGCTACGAAGATTAAAGGTGTCACGGTTCATGGCTCAGTCAaggaggcaacacacacacacaggttcatacAGCGATCCTTTCAAGGACTTGCTTCAGACAGCCGAACCAaaccagttaataactaacTCTAACCTATTCTagtcttagtcctaaacttaaccagctgCTCACAAATGACCAGTTAAAAGACCTAAAAGAACCGTTTGATACTACAGTCATGGTTTCACTCTCATGGTCCTCGTGTTTTAATCTGCTGCTCTAAATTCAGGAGATTAGCTTGGTTCGTGTCAACACATtaatatgtgtaaaaatgtcctttgcataaaaaagacattttgaagtTACAGGCCTTTATCTCtttctttatgtctttatttcagGGCTGAGTCCTGAACATAAACTGGACCAACAATGATTGAACTAAACTCGCAGTACTGCACAATGTCACACTAATGTCCAAGTCCTGAACATGTATTTCAATTTGAGCAAGAAATTGCATTTTTAACCTTGATGAACATTGaagaaaagttaaaaacaagcaaagaagaagaagccataTGTATGTATTCGGTGTTTGAGTGAAATGAGAAAAGTGGAAGACAGGGGGCAGTAAGTGCATTCATGTGCAGTCAACAAAGGACGTACCTGAACACACTCGTCCTTCAGCGTAGTGACCGGggggacagatggacagacagcgGCCCAGGTGCAGGACAGCCTTCAGGTCTCTGCAGGTCTCACAGTGGTCAGCAGTTCCAGAACACGACAGACAGTCCACGTGAcactggactgaaaacacaaacccagggaaaatgactttgataaCATTCCACTCAATCGtttctttctggaaataaaTTGAATCCAAATTGGTATCGAAataagtcctttttttttttttaggtgtttttaaatcaataccCAGGTCAACACTAGAGAGCAGCACTGCCACTCAGGATGATTTTATACAACACTGCAGAAGAATGAatgatttacatattttattcacatattcagcagttatttaaacacatttcaacacaaaTAGTTCCACAACTTGACCGACTtgactgttgcctagcaacacaaacaattagCATATCCCCACTCACAAGTTTACTTTACACTTGACAGCAGGTCATGGCTCGCTACTTTGactcacatttatttgtatgtttactgttgttttcttctgtgaACGTATGAATGTGTCAAACTAAGAGTCTTAAAATTCATTTGTAGAACGTTTGAAACGATAAAACAGCTGTGATCCCGGTCCTTTGCTCTGGTCTGAACAGAGTGTAAATTGATTgtgtgcttttttatttattgaatagAAAGATTGATAGTGATGATGCAGGTGTGACGAGATAaaagcatgaaattcaaacagtTTAGCTCACGCTCTCGTCTGGCATCTGTTCCCTCAGCGTTAAACAAAGGAGACAAATGAgcggaaaatgacagaaaaactcCACCGTGGAAATGAAGCAGAATTGAATTCTCTTCCTCTGGAGGCTGAAGCAGCTCAGTCTCTAGCACGAGTCACACTTTCCTCACAAACACAGCGAGTCAGAATCCCTGAAGCACTAAATTACAGCCTGAGAGTTTGTCTCAAAACAACAGACGCGGACAATCGAGGAGACAAGCAGGTTCACCTGATTCACCTGACCTCATTCATGTCTAcattcatgtcttcattcatGTCTCATTCATGTCTCAATCATGTCTcattcatgtcttcattcatGTCTCATTCATGTCTCAATCATGTCTCATTCATGTCTcattcatgtcttcattcatGTCTCATTCATGTCTCATTCATGTCTTCAATGTCTCATTCATGTCTCATTCTCATTCATGTCTCATTCATGTCTCAATCATGTCTCATTCATGTCTcattcatgtcttcattcatGTCTCATTCATGTCTCATTCATGTCTTCAATCGTCTCATTCATGTCTCATTCATGTCTCATTCATGTCTCATTCATCAATCATGTCTcattcatgtcttcattcatGTCTCATTCATGTCTCATTCATGTCTCAATCATGTCTCAATCATGTCTCATTCATGTCTCATTCATGTTCAATCATGTCTcattcatgtcttcattcatCTTCATGTCTACATTCATGTCATTCATGTCTTCAATCGTCTCATTCATGTCTCAATCATGTCTcattcatgtcttcattcatGTCTCATTCATGTCTCATTCATGTCTCATTCATGTCTCAATCATGTCTcattcatgtcttcattcatGTCTCATTCATGTCAACATTTCTCAGCCTTCCTTGGGTTCAGTGGAGCGTCTCTAAAGGCAAATGAACATGTCGAGGGTTGAAACGTGTTTCTATactcacactgactgactgacacatgaaccactgttttcttcagtcttaCTGTTCTATTTTCATTAACAGCAGCTGTCTTTGACGATATCACGCAGAGGACGTGTTAACTAACTGACAACTATGCGACGcatcaataacaataaagtaTTTAACAACCTAAACCAAGAGTGATTTTGATGTGAACACAGCAGCGAGTGAGGCTGTGATTAACAGGCTTAAAGGAAGGTTTatgaaaaacagtgaaatccttcaGTATCCCTCTAAAACACGTTCACAAACATTCTATTTGTTGGCTGTGCCTAAAATAACAATGACGCAGTAATAACACGTGTATTTGATGGTATGTCACTGTGATTATGTTTATGTCACACTCTGGTGAGTGAAAGAATCACTTTGAGATGGATTTGAAGCAGTTAAACTGTGAGGGAGCAGCACGGTGAGGCTGTGGCGTCGCATTAAAGGACACTTTAGGATTCCAGCTGCAAAAAAGAAACCCAGCGGACGCTTTAAATGTCCTATTTTTACTAAGAGACAAACTGAGGTTTAACGCAGAGTGAAAACATCGATCATGCGTTCATGCATGCATCACATGACTAACAAACAGGAACATTATTATTCACCATAAACACACGCCATCATGTTCAGTCTGGAGCGTGACGAGCATGAAcagatgaagagaaaagaaTTAATGGACGACTTCAAGTCTTCACAAAGATAAAAGATTCTCCCAGAGTGTTtgagtggctttttttttcttattttcttctgaggtttgtgttaatattgtgttgATAGAAGCGTCAAAGGCTCAGTGTctgtgactcactcactcactcactcactcactcaccacaaatgaacaaaagaaaaacaaaagacagaaatatctttgttttcttcttttacatttaGATTATTCAAATTCACTGAACCTAgaaaaactatttaaatgtaacattgaGACAGAAAATGACTCATGTTGTCATGGTTATTATAATTAACGATgatgttttcaggttttttagTATTTAGCCCATGTTTCATCAGTTCTCTTTCTTTAACACCTGTCATTTCTCTAATGGCTTGTTTGTGAAACGGTGAATGTCActccatgacttttttgttcacgTTCACTGTGCGCGTTCTTAAGTATTTTGTCTTGTTCCGTTAACTTGACTCGGAACTACAGATTTATAACAGCCAATGGCTGTAATCTATAATATTTACATGTTAATGTGCTGTCCCTGTTTAAAAgaatcatgaataaataaagaagctCACTGAGAATGAAACAAATGGAATGTCATCAATAACACATGTGCTCTTCTGTTCGTCTGCTGAATGAAATATTTCCTCATGCAAAAATAAGCAGTAACTTCAGGTTATTGGACGTCATAGGTTTCCCCCATTGTTTCCTAGGACTAATGAGACTCTGGCGTCTTTGCTGTGAATTCACTGTGGTTTTAgcttttagacattttaatacGCTGCTCTAAATAATACAGCTCGGAGCAAAGACAACAAAATAACTTCATCCAATTCAGCCTCATAAAATCAGCTCATCAGCCTCAAGAGCACAAATGTATGGAGCAATAACAACTGTCTCTCTGGACCAACttcaattattcattcattagcagtctttataaatgtaaacaatgttaACTGACAGTTTAAATGTCTGCCGGGGTGTTTATCTGTGTAGGAAATGAcagaagtgtgtttgtttgtttgtttgtttgacagtcTGGAGTCTCAGTCAATGAGACACATAATGAGACACATGATGAGACACACGATGAGACACACGATGAGACACACGATGAGACACGCATGATGGGATACACACGATACATGCGATGAGAAGCGATGAGACACACAATAGCGATGACAGATGAAGAACACGATGAGTATGAGAAATACGATATGACACATAATGAGAATATACATGATGAGACATATAATGAGACATGATGAGACACATAATGAGACACACGATGAGACACATAATGAGACACATGATGAGACACCACTGACACATaatgagacacatgagacacacatAATGAGACACATAatgagacaatgagacacacacatacacacataatgagacacatgagacacgatgagacacatgatgagacacatgagacgCAATGAGACACATGATGAGACACAATAATGAGACACATGATGAGAagatgagacacatgagacacacatgagacacatgagacgATGAGACACATGATGAGACGACGATGAGACACAGGACACACAATGAGACACACAATGAGACATAatgagacacacagtgagacacacgaGACACAAGACGTACGATGAGACACATAATGAGACACACGATGAGACACACAATGAGACACATGATGAGACGCACAATGAGACAGATGGATGAGGACACTGACTGCGTCTCATATGGAGGGATATAGTATAAACTCAGATTAATAACAGACTTAATTTGTGCCGTTTCCTGACGATGCATCGTGTACGTCGCAGACTTAAAGTGACGTGGATTTTATTATTAGCCCAGTCTTCTGCCACAGGTCCAGTGTGAAGTTGTCTCTTGGGGTaaatctttaaatttaaaaactacGGAAGCCGTCAGCTGACATAACAGCACAAAACGCACTCCCTCCAGTGTTAGATTTGACAAGAATGAGCTAAACATGGCGACCGTTAGACTTTTGGTGTTTAATTGCACTTGATTACAGTCTGTGGTGTTGATTGTTacatcagtgcagtgtcctgTGACAAAGTCACAATCCTTTTTCATTCAAGTGTCTTTTAAGCTCGCGGGAGGCAAAGAGCCGCTGTGTTCACTGACTTTTTacgttctctgatttttcaaaGCAGTGGAAAATAACTTCAAAtgatgctttcactgtttgaaaatgaattcagaaaaaaaacaggcataGAAATTCAAAGTACATCATCACTGTCAGTTTGAATGAAGCCGCAGAACTGAATGTAAATGAGTTGAATTAACACAAGTTATGAGAAGAATGAGACAGATGGAGGACACGTGGACACACTCTGTCTTTCTACCCAAGGACAGTTTGCATTGACTGTATAAGTCTCTGGACTctggctcctcccactctcACCTACATTATGCAACCAGCCTCTCATTTCCATGTGTAGTATTTTTAGATGTTATTTATACAGAGGCTGCAGACCAAGCAAAGGCTTCAGTGTGAAAGACTAATGACACTTATTGTTTTCATAGGGatggacattcattcattcatttcatttttaaatgaaaaatcagTTCATGTGAAATTTCATGACAGTTCACACAGAAaaactttggtgtgggagagtgagtggtttcctgtCTAAAAAgaagtctaacagtgagataaagacgtgttcttaagatatcgtagacttagaCTGACACAGAGTCTTTAAAGCCTCTACGACTCTACGACAGCTGTTCAGCAGTACGGGGCGATCAGTGCTTCATACGGTGACACTTCAAAACACATAAACTCCCCCTTAAAATGCAGGTCCGTGCTGGAATGAAGGCggatcaaatcaaatctgtgtGCAGCAGAGCACTTGACTTTTTTATAAATCAAAGTTCTTCTCTTCTGTTATGAGAccatttacatgtcatttgtcatttcagGTCCCAACGACGAGGAGAAACAGCAACGGAAAGTGTTCGTACAGCTTCTGTGACACGTTCAGAACCAGTGTGAACGTGGTTCTGAACGTTCCATCACTGTTTCCATCACTGTTTTCCATCGTGTCAACCCAGACTAAGACTAAAAataatgtggacacacacacacacacacacacacacacacacacacacacacagcagcagtgtacCTGGGTGACACTCGGGGCAGCACTGGTCGTCCCGGGCGACAGCCAACGTCGCTGGAGGACAGGAGGGACAGGAGCGCAGATAACAAGTCACCTGAGCATCGTGGCACTCGCACTCCCGACAGCTGCCATCAGTCCACTGATCCATATcctgaaacaaaaaacagaaaacagaggaggaggaggaggaggaggaggatctttTATTAaacctgtgtctctgtggcgAGGACATTTACAGGATGTGAAGGGAAGGACAGTTTCAAGTGTAAAGATGCTGaatgacaaagacacaaaacaggTGCTGATAAGAACTCTCAAAGTCACAACTTCATAAGAAGGTCATAAGGTTAGAGGTCAGAGTTTTTCAATCACTAcactcacacaataacacaGGAGCATCACAGACAAGGATGAAGTTGTTACTTCTCTCACTTTACTGAAgcgtgtgtgttcttttagATAAAGTTTTACACACTCACCGTCATGTGACGttgtcctttctctctttttatcttgtgttttattgtttttattacttttattcacTCTTATCGTCGAGAGCCCTAGTTAAAAACACCTTTCCACATTCTGTGTTCCCACTAACAACACTAGATGTAGATGTCAATTTATTgtccttgtctctgtgtgtccacagtgaccaTCACTTCTGAATCTAATATACGACAGACATGTTCACAGCCTTAGATCCGAGGACAGGTGTCTCTGGGAAGGTTTGCTGAATCAGTGTcttcttttaaatctcttcttaaaactcattttcatttatgtgattttatctcattgcttttctttctttgcaagCACGTGAATAATAACTTCCTTTGTCCTCTGCTCGCGATGTGTAAATATGGCcattatcattgttatttgttttgtttatactgtatatatgtgtgtatttctaCTTTGTAAAttggtgtttttaaaggtgctgtACTTAACATGaatcagctaaaatgctgttgctagTTTTTATAGTGTAGTATTTATGGTATTCCTATTGTTTTTTGCAGTGATTttgatcaacacacacacacacacacacacacacacacacacacacacacacacaccgagcatctgtcttttctttgactccagtttgtttgttttgtgatgctctgtattgtttttaaatgtttgatgtttttatattgATATCACAGCACGGGTCAACCTGGGTTGTTTGGCCCtgtgtcggctgggattggcaccagcacctcCCTCGACCCTCGTGTGGACATGGATGGACGTTTGAAATGGTTCGGTGGTGAATCaatcagcacaaatgtcttGATAACAGActcctgttattattattattattattatgaataagtGAACATGTAATCcaataaatgtatgaatagaGCCGTGTTTGTCTGGACATGGATGATTATTTGGACGTATTCAGAGCAGCCtctcacagcagagagagatgaTGGTGCATTACTGTGCTTTTCTCGGGTTGTTTTGTTTACCATTGTGAGGAAGAATCCCTCTGAGAGATAAAGAGCAGATAATCGCTGTGTGTCTGCACCGCTGCTGACCGTCCTGCAGTATTTCACACTCTGCCAGAGAATGTAAAAAATTCACGCCCGTGCATTGTGGGAGTCCAGGACTAGAATATAAATGATTAACCAACACTTACTGAAAGACATGAGCCAGAATAATAAGAAAGAGATTCTTGTTGCAGGCTCCAACACCCGTTTAGTCTGTGTCACTGCAACTTTAATTATCACTGCTTCTATATTATATCCAGCTCAGTGTGGATGTTTCTTTCTTATCAAAATAACAAAGTCAACACGCATGTTTCACATTTCTCCTGGTGTTAACTTGCAAttctaaatctaaaatgtaaatgtgatagAAGTACCTTGAAGGAGA
This is a stretch of genomic DNA from Solea senegalensis isolate Sse05_10M unplaced genomic scaffold, IFAPA_SoseM_1 scf7180000016367, whole genome shotgun sequence. It encodes these proteins:
- the LOC122763037 gene encoding extracellular matrix organizing protein FRAS1-like; this encodes MWSGTGCEFCSCVRGQVLCQGAECGRVECPQGSAFVHLPGKCCPECSSVRAACLHQGLSFKDMDQWTDGSCRECECHDAQVTCYLRSCPSCPPATLAVARDDQCCPECHPVQCHVDCLSCSGTADHCETCRDLKAVLHLGRCLSICPPGHYAEGRVCSACQSSCATCSSRWDCLSCGSQRPLLSAEHDQCLTSCPRGSYQHDQTHCRHCDESCSDCRGPSRQECVSCSDPAALLKHGECVPECGVGFYSQDGVCS